The Macaca fascicularis isolate 582-1 chromosome 1, T2T-MFA8v1.1 genome includes a window with the following:
- the LOC102127419 gene encoding LOW QUALITY PROTEIN: olfactory receptor 2L13 (The sequence of the model RefSeq protein was modified relative to this genomic sequence to represent the inferred CDS: inserted 2 bases in 1 codon), with translation MEKWNHTSNDFILLGLLPPNQTGIFLLCLIILIFFLASVGNLAMIHLIHVDPRLHTPMYFLLSQLSLMDLIYISTTVPKMAYNFLSGQKGISFLGCGVQSFFFLTMAGSEGLLLTSMAYDRYVAICHPLHYPLHMSKMMCMKMIGGSWTLGSINSLVHSLYXLHIPYCRTRAIDHFFCDVPAMLLIACTDTWVYEYMVFVSTSLYLLFPFIGITASYGRVLFAVYHMRSKEGRKKALSTISTHLTVVVFYYAPFVYTYLRPRNLRSPAEDKILAVFYTILTPMLNPIIYSLRNKEVLGAMTRVFGIFSFLKE, from the exons ATGGAGAAATGGAATCACACAtcaaatgatttcattttgttgGGTCTGCTTCCCCCAAATCAAACTGGCATATTCCTCTTGTGCCTTATCATCCTCATATTCTTTCTGGCCTCAGTGGGTAACTTGGCCATGATTCACCTCATCCATGTGGATCCTCGTCTCCACACACCGATGTACTTTCTTCTCAGCCAGCTCTCCCTCATGGACCTGATATACATCTCCACCACCGTCCCCAAGATGGCGTACAACTTCCTCTCTGGCCAGAAAGGCATCTCCTTCCTGGGATGCGGTGTGCAAAGCTTCTTCTTCCTGACCATGGCGGGTTCTGAAGGCTTACTCCTGACCTCCATGGCCTACGACCGTTATGTGGCCATCTGCCATCCTCTGCATTACCCCCTCCACATGAGTAAAATGATGTGTATGAAGATGATTGGAGGCTCTTGGACACTGGGTTCCATCAACTCCTTGGTACACAGTCTCTA CCTCCATATTCCCTACTGCAGGACTAGGGCCATTGACCATTTCTTCTGCGATGTCCCAGCCATGTTGCTTATTGCCTGTACAGATACTTGGGTCTATGAATATATGGTTTTTGTAAGTACAAGCCTCTATCTGCTCTTTCCTTTCATTGGCATCACTGCTTCTTATGGCCGAGTCCTATTTGCTGTCTATCATATGCGCtcaaaggaagggagaaaaaaggcCTTAAGTACCATATCAACACATTTAACTGTTGTGGTCTTTTACTATGCACCTTTTGTCTACACCTATCTTCGGCCAAGGAATCTCCGCTCACCAGCTGAAGACAAGATCCTGGCAGTCTTCTACACCATCCTTACCCCCATGCTCAATCCCATTATCTACAGCCTGAGGAATAAGGAAGTCCTGGGGGCCATGACAAGAGTGTTTGGGATATTCTCTTTCCTGAAAGAATAA